One Deltaproteobacteria bacterium genomic window, CCTGAACCACCTGAAAGAGCTCTTTGATTGTTCGCACCTTGAGCTCATTCTTTGGATTCATGGCAGTCTTGACAAGGGCCTGAACAGATGGCTCCCGGCGTGAAAGTTGGCTTAGCCTCCTGTAAACCGCATTTCGAACAAATGCGTAGGCATTCTGGATCGATGTGGGTTGAGGAGTCAAAACAGCAATTTTCTGGTGGGAAACAAGAAAAAAGTCCAGGACATTAAAAGAAGACCCACCTCCAAGATCAAGTACAACATAGTCTGCATCCAGCCTGAACAAGCCCTGCACGATCTTCACTTTCTGGACAAACTGGGGGTTTGCCAGAGAGAGAATTCCTCCTGCTCCGCTGATTAGCCGAAGGTTTTCCGCCTCTGTGTTGACACAAATATCTTCCAGTGAAGCATATTTCCTCGTGACAAAATCGTTCAGTGTGCGAGTGGGGTTCTTGATCCCCAAAAGGGTGTGAAGATTCGCCCCACCCAGATCGGTGTCCACAAGGACGGTGCGTTTGTCCATCCGAGACAACCAAAAGGCCATAAGGGTGGATATGACGCTCTTGCCCGCTCCGCCCTTTCCTCCACCAACGGCCCACAACTTCGGAGCTGATTTGCGTTTGGCTTTCTGTTTTCCTCTCACTTGATACCTTTCAGTTTAGCCGCAAAAACCCTCGGAGAACCTCCTAGTGCTTCATATAGGACTCCCATAGGCTCCAGATCAGATTCTGCTCCCCCTCACTTCCAAAACAGTAATCATCCAGCGCCGCCCGGTTATCATCGCTCATCTCCTTGAACTGGACGCCCACTACAATACTCGTTTCCCCTTCCTGAGGCACCTCTTTACTCCAGACAACCGTGCCCAAGATATTGAGATTGGCAACTGCCTTGGGCAAATTCATCTCGACCTTGACGTTTTTTCCCAACAATCCTGCAGGATGTCCAGTTCGGTACTTCGCGCCCAAAACAAGACAGGCCCCACCTGAGGAGATATCCTCGGTGATCCCATCCACAACCAAAGGGCTTTTGTCAGGCTCTTGCGGAAAAATTTTCAGTCTCACTTTTGTTGGCAGTTTATGTCTGACCGTCTTTCGTACGGTTCTGGGGGGCTCTTTTTCCCGTGATTCCGAACGAGTCCCATAAAGACCCTTTACCAGAAGTTCAACATTGGGATACTTGTTGCAGACCCTTCTCAGCCTTTCTTTTGAAATCTTGACCAACTCAACGCGAGTAATCGTCTCAACATCTGATTGAGATACTGCTTGTTGATCAAAGGGGTAAACGTCACCGAAGAAATCGTTTTCCACCAGATCGGCGGTCGATTTTTCAGCCCCCCATTTTCCTTCTGCCAATGCCCGAAAGGTTGTCTCTTTCAAGGACCCGCACACGACAAAATAGATATCATTTTCCGGGTCCCCAGATTTTTTGACGATCTTCCCAGCAGGCAGGCGGACTCGCACCATGTTGACCATAAAGGCAACGATCTCAGGATAGGCCATTCGGGTTAGAAAATTCTCTAAGGAGCCCTCTTGGACTTCCGCTCTGCGAAGGTCTGAATAGAAGGCCCGACCTTCCTGATGGGAGGGCTGAACGATACGCCACTCCAGGATCTTTGACACAATAGCCTGCAGCATCATGCCCAAATCGATAAAGAGCCGGGTGGCCTTCCTGTAGGCATTGACGGCGGCATCAATAGACTTCTTTTGGGCCAGCAAGTCTGCAAAGGCCCGATAGATCCCAGGATCATCGGGGAAGATCTTGGTAACGTTTTCAAATTCTCCAATGGAATCGATCGTCACGGACCCGTCAATAATCCGCTGAACAATGCTACCCTGTGTCTCAAACCGGTCGCCCAACGCTCATTCTCCTCAGTGCTTTTTCCCACCCTTAGTAGATTCCACTATCGTGTCAATACGCTTATTCATTATCTCGCTCTTTCGATGGTAAAGACGCATGATTTCGTAACACGCCTTCATCTTGCTGTCATATTTCAATACCATTTTACTGAGCTGAGCAAGCTGTTTGCTCATGGACTTAACTTGCTTCTGAATATCTTTGAGTGCAACCCCAGGTGCAGATACGGAATTTTCCTGTTTAAGTCCTGTTATGAGCTTTTCGAGGTCATCCTTCTCACCGTCCGAAAGTCCGACACCCAGATCTGTAGTGACTTTTTTCGCTCGGGCTTTCTTTGCTACGGGTTTTTCGGCAGGGGGAGTTTCTGGGGCCACGAGATCTTCAAGCGCGATGACCTCCTCTGCCTCGGGAGCGTCCACTGCAGAGGGTT contains:
- a CDS encoding P-loop NTPase, whose protein sequence is MRGKQKAKRKSAPKLWAVGGGKGGAGKSVISTLMAFWLSRMDKRTVLVDTDLGGANLHTLLGIKNPTRTLNDFVTRKYASLEDICVNTEAENLRLISGAGGILSLANPQFVQKVKIVQGLFRLDADYVVLDLGGGSSFNVLDFFLVSHQKIAVLTPQPTSIQNAYAFVRNAVYRRLSQLSRREPSVQALVKTAMNPKNELKVRTIKELFQVVQDSDGTGVVEGLQEEIEKIRPAVIANMIRTPKDKNASRIIRLVAEKYLMVHPSDPGSVVYDEQIDKSVSDMVPLTKLDQSSEAVACVYEIVMKLM
- a CDS encoding PilZ domain-containing protein, producing the protein MGDRFETQGSIVQRIIDGSVTIDSIGEFENVTKIFPDDPGIYRAFADLLAQKKSIDAAVNAYRKATRLFIDLGMMLQAIVSKILEWRIVQPSHQEGRAFYSDLRRAEVQEGSLENFLTRMAYPEIVAFMVNMVRVRLPAGKIVKKSGDPENDIYFVVCGSLKETTFRALAEGKWGAEKSTADLVENDFFGDVYPFDQQAVSQSDVETITRVELVKISKERLRRVCNKYPNVELLVKGLYGTRSESREKEPPRTVRKTVRHKLPTKVRLKIFPQEPDKSPLVVDGITEDISSGGACLVLGAKYRTGHPAGLLGKNVKVEMNLPKAVANLNILGTVVWSKEVPQEGETSIVVGVQFKEMSDDNRAALDDYCFGSEGEQNLIWSLWESYMKH